A region from the Rosa rugosa chromosome 6, drRosRugo1.1, whole genome shotgun sequence genome encodes:
- the LOC133715792 gene encoding PTI1-like tyrosine-protein kinase At3g15890 isoform X1 encodes MVSDFFSSKMPWNCFCCFSQEEDQPETPRVTKNRDYPWDIYPLKELLHATNNFHHDNKIGEGGFGSVYWGRTSKGVEIAVKRLKTMSAKAEMEFAVEVEILGRVRHRNLLGLRGFYAGGDERLIVYDFMPNHSLITHLHGQLANDCLLDWPRRMSIIIGAADGLSYIIFHELFRYLHHEANPHIIHRDIKASNVLLDIDFQAKVADFGFAKLIPEGVSHLTTRVKGTLGYLAPEYAMWGKVSESCDVYSFGILLLEIISGRKPIEKLPGGVKRDIVQWATPYVQKGAYNHIADPKLKGKFDREQVKSTIMIAMKCTDNSPENRPTMKEVVDWLKGGMGTRKKDLTNVGGIEDDENEENDGNDTDFEGYEMEVSDTKKNITKAKSQRR; translated from the exons ATGGTTTCTGATTTCTTTTCGAGTAAAATGCCCTGGAACTGCTTTTGTTGCTTCTCTCAGGAAGAGGATCAGCCAGAGACCCCCAG GGTGACCAAGAATAGAGATTACCCTTGGGATATATACCCTCTCAAGGAGCTTCTTCATGCAACAAACAACTTCCACCATGATAACAAGATCGGTGAGGGAGGTTTTGGAAGTGTTTATTGGGGTCGAACAAGCAAAGGCGTGGAG ATAGCAGTGAAACGACTAAAGACCATGAGCGCAAAGGCCGAGATGGAGTTTGCGGTGGAAGTTGAGATACTAGGGAGGGTGAGACATAGAAATTTGTTAGGGCTGCGTGGATTCTACGCCGGAGGTGATGAAAGACTAATAGTGTATGATTTCATGCCTAATCATAGCCTGATCACCCATTTACATGGCCAACTTGCAAATGATTGTCTTCTTGATTGGCCAAGAAGAATGAGCATCATCATTGGAGCGGCTGATGGCTTATC atatattaTCTTTCATGAATTGTTTAGGTACCTGCACCATGAGGCCAATCCTCATATAATACACAGAGACATAAAGGCAAGCAATGTGCTTCTAGACATTGATTTTCAAGCAAAAGTTGCTGATTTTGGATTTGCAAAGCTGATTCCGGAGGGTGTGAGTCATCTGACTACTAGAGTGAAAGGAACTCTTGGATATTTAGCTCCTGAATATGCTATGTGGGGAAAAGTTTCAGAAAGTTGTGATGTTTATAGCTTTGGTATCTTGCTTTTAGAAATAATTAGCGGAAGAAAGCCAATAGAGAAACTCCCTGGCGGAGTGAAACGTGACATTGTGCAATGGGCAACCCCTTATGTCCAAAAGGGTGCATATAATCACATTGCAGATCCAAAGTTGAAGGGCAAGTTTGACCGCGAACAAGTGAAGTCCACTATCATGATTGCGATGAAATGTACCGATAACAGCCCCGAGAATCGACCCACAATGAAAGAAGTAGTGGATTGGCTTAAGGGGGGAATGGGAACAAGGAAGAAAGATTTAACAAATGTGGGAGGCATCGAGgatgatgaaaatgaagaaaacgACGGAAATGATACCGATTTTGAAGGGTACGAGATGGAGGTTTCTGATACCAAAAAGAATATAACAAAGGCTAAATCACAAAGGAGATGA
- the LOC133715792 gene encoding PTI1-like tyrosine-protein kinase At3g15890 isoform X2, protein MVSDFFSSKMPWNCFCCFSQEEDQPETPRVTKNRDYPWDIYPLKELLHATNNFHHDNKIGEGGFGSVYWGRTSKGVEIAVKRLKTMSAKAEMEFAVEVEILGRVRHRNLLGLRGFYAGGDERLIVYDFMPNHSLITHLHGQLANDCLLDWPRRMSIIIGAADGLSYLHHEANPHIIHRDIKASNVLLDIDFQAKVADFGFAKLIPEGVSHLTTRVKGTLGYLAPEYAMWGKVSESCDVYSFGILLLEIISGRKPIEKLPGGVKRDIVQWATPYVQKGAYNHIADPKLKGKFDREQVKSTIMIAMKCTDNSPENRPTMKEVVDWLKGGMGTRKKDLTNVGGIEDDENEENDGNDTDFEGYEMEVSDTKKNITKAKSQRR, encoded by the exons ATGGTTTCTGATTTCTTTTCGAGTAAAATGCCCTGGAACTGCTTTTGTTGCTTCTCTCAGGAAGAGGATCAGCCAGAGACCCCCAG GGTGACCAAGAATAGAGATTACCCTTGGGATATATACCCTCTCAAGGAGCTTCTTCATGCAACAAACAACTTCCACCATGATAACAAGATCGGTGAGGGAGGTTTTGGAAGTGTTTATTGGGGTCGAACAAGCAAAGGCGTGGAG ATAGCAGTGAAACGACTAAAGACCATGAGCGCAAAGGCCGAGATGGAGTTTGCGGTGGAAGTTGAGATACTAGGGAGGGTGAGACATAGAAATTTGTTAGGGCTGCGTGGATTCTACGCCGGAGGTGATGAAAGACTAATAGTGTATGATTTCATGCCTAATCATAGCCTGATCACCCATTTACATGGCCAACTTGCAAATGATTGTCTTCTTGATTGGCCAAGAAGAATGAGCATCATCATTGGAGCGGCTGATGGCTTATC GTACCTGCACCATGAGGCCAATCCTCATATAATACACAGAGACATAAAGGCAAGCAATGTGCTTCTAGACATTGATTTTCAAGCAAAAGTTGCTGATTTTGGATTTGCAAAGCTGATTCCGGAGGGTGTGAGTCATCTGACTACTAGAGTGAAAGGAACTCTTGGATATTTAGCTCCTGAATATGCTATGTGGGGAAAAGTTTCAGAAAGTTGTGATGTTTATAGCTTTGGTATCTTGCTTTTAGAAATAATTAGCGGAAGAAAGCCAATAGAGAAACTCCCTGGCGGAGTGAAACGTGACATTGTGCAATGGGCAACCCCTTATGTCCAAAAGGGTGCATATAATCACATTGCAGATCCAAAGTTGAAGGGCAAGTTTGACCGCGAACAAGTGAAGTCCACTATCATGATTGCGATGAAATGTACCGATAACAGCCCCGAGAATCGACCCACAATGAAAGAAGTAGTGGATTGGCTTAAGGGGGGAATGGGAACAAGGAAGAAAGATTTAACAAATGTGGGAGGCATCGAGgatgatgaaaatgaagaaaacgACGGAAATGATACCGATTTTGAAGGGTACGAGATGGAGGTTTCTGATACCAAAAAGAATATAACAAAGGCTAAATCACAAAGGAGATGA